A genomic window from Synechococcus sp. CBW1107 includes:
- a CDS encoding AbrB family transcriptional regulator, producing MLQGKELLDKARSLSNCSEDEIARGCGYVSPGGRLLKKSFYRALVEAKGYKLGGAATSSGVSKGRQAEFRTRVHGNGNLLIGHAYTRRMGLEPGQEFHIQIHHETGSIWLLPVEDTSGSGEPETGGGESDASPASAPPSAPHP from the coding sequence ATGCTCCAGGGCAAGGAGTTGCTTGACAAGGCACGCTCCCTGAGCAATTGCTCGGAAGATGAAATCGCCCGGGGCTGCGGCTATGTGAGCCCGGGGGGGCGGCTGCTGAAAAAGAGTTTCTACAGGGCTCTGGTGGAAGCCAAGGGCTACAAGCTTGGAGGAGCCGCGACCAGCTCCGGAGTGAGCAAGGGGCGCCAGGCTGAGTTCCGCACCCGCGTGCATGGCAACGGCAACCTGCTCATCGGCCATGCCTACACACGGCGCATGGGTCTGGAGCCCGGCCAGGAGTTCCACATCCAGATCCACCACGAAACAGGCTCGATCTGGCTTCTGCCCGTCGAAGACACCAGCGGTTCAGGCGAACCGGAGACGGGCGGCGGTGAGTCCGATGCCTCTCCAGCCAGCGCTCCTCCGTCGGCGCCGCATCCCTGA
- a CDS encoding HdeD family acid-resistance protein, with product MTSPLPPLRPLERHQVAALRTFTIAEGVLMLVLGVLALVFPVVASFWITAMVALAFLVGGLVGWIDNLVRARQLSRRHTFWRLVVSTLFLVTGGWMISQFRGGPLQVADQVAALSLAVGVVFLVEGLVAALVAISHRGAPGWAWGLLNGLVTLVLGILILSMKLAGQLSVLGILVGVSFLFSGVDLLAFGASFHPDED from the coding sequence ATGACGTCGCCGCTTCCGCCTCTGCGTCCTCTCGAGCGGCACCAGGTGGCTGCTCTTCGCACCTTCACCATCGCCGAAGGCGTGCTGATGCTGGTGCTGGGGGTTCTGGCGCTGGTGTTCCCGGTGGTGGCCTCCTTCTGGATCACGGCGATGGTGGCCCTGGCCTTCCTGGTGGGGGGGCTTGTGGGCTGGATCGACAACCTGGTCAGGGCCCGTCAGCTCAGCCGTCGTCACACCTTCTGGCGCCTGGTGGTCTCGACTCTGTTCCTGGTGACCGGCGGCTGGATGATCTCCCAGTTCCGCGGCGGTCCGCTGCAGGTGGCCGATCAGGTGGCGGCCCTGTCGCTGGCCGTGGGGGTGGTGTTTCTTGTGGAAGGTCTGGTGGCGGCACTGGTGGCGATCAGCCACCGGGGTGCGCCCGGCTGGGCCTGGGGATTGCTCAACGGCCTGGTCACCCTGGTGCTGGGGATTCTGATCCTCTCGATGAAACTGGCGGGGCAGCTCTCGGTGCTGGGGATCCTGGTGGGGGTGAGCTTCCTGTTCAGCGGTGTCGACCTGCTCGCCTTCGGCGCCAGCTTCCATCCCGATGAGGACTGA
- a CDS encoding riboflavin synthase: protein MFTGLVQAVGRLRRHVHGVTVEGLSGLDPLALGDSVAVDGVCLTVSALMADAFRADVSEETLRRSTLAAKAEAGAAVNLEPALRLSDRLGGHLVSGHVDGLGEVLAVAQEAGSWRLELAWEDPAYGRYVCDKASVAVDGISLTVAGSSPAGDRFWIAVIPHTWVSTTLLERKVGDRVNLEADLLAKYTERLLQQEPSPRVSGPRLDRAWLAEHGWG from the coding sequence ATGTTTACCGGTCTGGTTCAGGCGGTGGGCCGTCTGCGGCGCCATGTCCACGGCGTCACCGTCGAGGGACTGAGCGGCCTGGATCCCCTGGCCCTCGGCGACAGCGTGGCGGTTGATGGGGTCTGCCTCACGGTCAGTGCGCTGATGGCGGATGCCTTCCGCGCCGATGTCAGTGAGGAGACGCTGCGGCGCAGCACCCTGGCCGCCAAGGCCGAAGCCGGTGCGGCCGTGAATCTCGAGCCGGCGCTGCGGCTTTCGGATCGTCTGGGGGGGCACCTGGTCAGCGGCCACGTCGATGGCCTTGGTGAGGTGCTGGCGGTGGCTCAGGAGGCGGGCTCCTGGCGGCTGGAACTGGCCTGGGAGGATCCCGCCTATGGCCGCTATGTCTGCGACAAGGCCAGTGTGGCCGTTGACGGCATCAGCCTCACGGTGGCGGGCAGCAGCCCGGCCGGGGACCGCTTCTGGATCGCCGTGATCCCCCACACCTGGGTGAGCACCACGCTGCTGGAGCGGAAGGTGGGCGATCGGGTCAACCTGGAGGCGGATCTGCTGGCGAAGTACACCGAACGTCTGCTGCAGCAGGAGCCGTCCCCTCGGGTGTCAGGTCCCCGGCTCGATCGGGCCTGGCTGGCGGAGCACGGCTGGGGCTGA